One window of the Dryobates pubescens isolate bDryPub1 chromosome 13, bDryPub1.pri, whole genome shotgun sequence genome contains the following:
- the SLC12A9 gene encoding solute carrier family 12 member 9, whose protein sequence is MASSERSALLTYRLCGGSGEEERGRAAAAATPRKLPTFLGVVVPTLLSMFSVVLFLRLGFVVGHAGLYQALIMFVVAYFIIGMTVLSVCAIATNGALDAGGAYYMISRALGPEFGGSIGIMFFLANVCGSALYVLGLVEAVVDSFGIPPGQKAGTGVHVLPQSYWYELLYGTVLLALCLLVCLVGASIYAKATFLIFLIVAGVLGTILISFFATRPIEVAIFLPNSNGSETRNGSFTGFSLATLRANLGGGYDVDYTTGQMMSFSSVFAVMFNGCTGIMAGSNMSGDLKHPSYSIPRGTISAVLFTYLVYNLLAFLMCATCDRTLLQKDYGFLRDISIFPPLVTVGIYAATLSAAMSNLIGASRILYALARDDLFGRALSLAKKTSASGNPVMAVILSWLVVQLVLFSGKLNTIAGVVTTFFLLVYATVNLACLALEWASAPNFRPTFRYFTWHTCLLGIAGCCVMMFLISPVSASASLGFLLILLLALHYLSPSSTWGYISQALIFHQVRKYLLMLDVRKDHVKFWRPQMLLMVQNPRGSARLIDFVNDLKKSGLYVLGHVELQDLDMLPSDPLQPQQDSWLSLVDKLNVKAFISLTLAPSVRHGVRQLLFTSGLGGMRPNTLVLGFYDDEAPQDGLARHPAFTSAREEVPLSFPPVRAPTAPKLLSPREYVGIVADALKMLRNVLLARQLESLDKAWELRRAASPPPTIHVWPVNLLRPDSARYADTCSLFLLQTACVLNMARAWRRARLRLFLCVEAGAMPHAQEEKLRQLLKDLRIQAQIQLVPWDAVTRLHWQTPRGPPGGPAPAGEEEDGTVNFPANTTQVSDEYVCAANRLVLEQSPAPAVRFLYLPRPPADTSLYPLYLHQLELLTRGLGPTVLVHGVSAVTSTQL, encoded by the exons ATGGCGAGCTCGGAGCGGAGTGCGCTGCTCACGTATCGCTTGTGCGGCGGCTCGGGCGAGGAGGAGCGGGGCCGAGCTGCCGCCGCAGCCACCCCCCGAAAGCTGCCCACCTTCCTGGGCGTCGTGGTGCCCACGCTGCTCTCCATGTTCAGTGTCGTCCTCTTCCTGCGCCTCG GGTTTGTGGTGGGCCATGCCGGGTTGTACCAAGCCCTGATCATGTTTGTGGTGGCATACTTCATCATCGGCATGACAGTGCTGTCTGTGTGTGCCATTGCCACCAATGGAGCACTAGATGCTGGAGGAGCCTACT ATATGATCAGCCGTGCCCTGGGCCCGGAGTTTGGGGGCAGCATTGGGATCATGTTTTTTCTAGCCAACGTGTGTGGCAGTGCCCTCTatgtgctggggctggtggaaGCAGTAGTGGACAGCTTTGGGATCCCCCCTG ggcaaaaaGCAGGCACAGGCGTCCATGTCCTGCCCCAGAGCTACTGGTATGAGCTGCTCTACGGCACTGTCCTGTTGGCCCTCTGCCTCCTTGTATGCCTCGTGGGTGCCTCCATCTACGCCAAGGCCACCTTCCTCATCTTTCTCATCGTCGCAGGCGTTCTGGGCACCATCCTCATCAGCTTCTTTGCGACACGGCCCATCGAGGTGGCCATCTTCCTGCCCAACTCCAATGGCTCTGAGACAAGGAATGGCAGCTTCACTGGCTTCTCCCTTGCCACCCTGCGAGCCAACCTGGGGG GTGGGTACGATGTGGACTACACTACCGGGCAGATGATGAGCTTCAGCTCTGTTTTTGCAGTGATGTTCAATGGCTGCACGGGCATCATGGCAGGCTCCAACATGTCAG GGGACCTGAAGCACCCAAGCTATTCCATCCCACGGGGCACCATCTCTGCTGTACTCTTCACCTACCTTGTCTACAACCTGTTGGCTTTCCTCATGTGTGCCACCTGTGACAG GACCCTCCTGCAGAAAGACTACGGCTTCTTGCGTGACATCAGTATCTTCCCACCCCTGGTCACTGTGGGCATCTATGCTGCCACCCTCTCTGCGGCCATGAGCAACCTCATTGGGGCATCTCGCATCCTCTACGCCCTAGCCCGGGATGATCTGTTTG GCCGGGCACTGTCACTGGCCAAGAAGACATCTGCCAGTGGGAATCCAGTGATGGCAGTGATCCTCTCCTGGTTGGTGGTGCAG ctagTGCTTTTCTCTGGGAAGCTCAACACCATCGCAGGGGTTGTGACCACCTTCTTCCTGCTTGTTTATGCCACTGTCAACCTGGCTTGCCTGGCACTGGAGTGGGCATCGGCCCCAAACTTCAG GCCCACCTTCCGGTACTTCACCTGGCACACATGTCTGCTGGGCATCGCAGGCTGCTGTGTCATGATGTTCCTCATCAGCCCTGTGTCAGCCTCAGCAAGCCTGGGCTTCCTCCTCATACTCCTCCTTGCCCTCCACTACCTCTCACCGAGCAGCACTTGGGGCTACATCAGCCAGGCCCTCATCTTCCACCAG GTGCGGAAGTACCTGCTGATGCTGGATGTACGGAAGGACCATGTCAAGTTCTGGCGCCCGCAGATGCTGCTGATGGTGCAGAACCCTCGGGGCAGTGCCCGCCTCATTGACTTTGTCAATGACCTCAAGAAGAGTGGCCTCTATGTCTTGGGCCACGTTGAGCTGCAGGACTTGG ACATGCTGCCCTCGGAcccactgcagccccagcaggactcATGGCTGAGCTTGGTGGACAAACTGAATGTCAAGGCCTTCATCAGCCTCACCCTTGCGCCCTCGGTGCGGCACGGTGTCCGACAGCTCCTCTTCACCTCTGGCCTTG GCGGGATGCGTCCCAACACCTTGGTGCTGGGCTTCTATGACGATGAGGCACCACAGGACGGTCTAGCTCGGCACCCTGCCTTCACCAGTGCCCGCGAGGAGGTCCCCCTGAGCTTCCCCCCGGTGCGGGCACCCACCGCCCCCAAACTGCTGTCGCCCCGGGAGTACGTGGGCATCGTGGCCGATGCTCTGAAGATGCTTCGCAACGTCTTGCTGGCCCGGCAGCTGGAGAGCCTGGACAAGGCCTGGGAGCTGCGGCGGGcggccagccccccccccaccatCCACGTCTGGCCTGTCAACCTGCTGCGGCCCGACAGCGCCCGCTACGCCGACAcctgcagcctcttcctgctgcagacgGCCTGCGTCCTGAACATGGCGCGGGCCTGGCGCCGCGCCCGCCTGCGCCTCTTCCTCTGCGTGGAGGCAGGTGCCATGCCTCACgcccaggaggagaagctccggCAGCTCCTCAAGGACTTGCGCATTCAGGCCCAGATACAGTTGGTGCCATGGGACGCCGTCACTCGTCTGCACTGGCAAACCCCCCGGGGCCCCCCGGGGGGGCCGGCGCCTGCgggagaggaggaggacggGACGGTGAACTTCCCCGCCAACACCACCCAAGTGTCAGATGAGTACGTCTGTGCCGCTAACAGACTTGTCCTGGAGCAGAGCCCCGCGCCGGCCGTGCGCTTCCTCTACCTGCCGCGGCCACCAGCTGATACCAGCCTCTATCCTCTCTACCTgcaccagctggagctgctcacccGTGGGCTGGGCCCCACTGTGCTGGTGCACGGGGTGAGTGCTGtcaccagcacacagctgtaG
- the PRSS56 gene encoding serine protease 56 isoform X1 yields the protein MERGEKRTWVSLLGVCLVPPVLLPLLPLLHLVGGAPLGQGLYPMPASVLQALSSRGTLVLEAALRSALLALEQALAEQQRQRGACGLCAPCLFPPCANITHHCPPPPVPLTVPPSCQDLLEAQALPDLLHRNWALSQACAPYQQLCPPEVAQHDCTPLSAQLCHHRLQECRMGASTLDPDVPAEVVMPGSCGHRGVPQANTTAPQGRIMGGSVAPRGAWPWLVSVRLHGELMCGGVLVGQSWVLTAAHCFAGNQNELSWTVVVGDHELNKPGLGKRAVPVRRILPHPKFNPKTFHGDLALLELALPLALSPTVSPVCLPNGPTEPSPGTTCYIAGWGSLYEEGPAANVVMEARVPLLSQETCRGALGRDLLTSTMFCAGYLSGGIDSCQGDSGGPLACQDPSSHRFVLYGITSWGDGCGERGKPGVYTRVAAFVDWLSFQMDPAPGSREPSCFDLLALAQLPAEQQPLERARLCSFYNGSCRTPPGRAACARLAEETCHARTRRCELHSYAQTLVDLLQRAGDFIRNQFDFSFLTRTLPQLLGKIYGHLFPRRVRRNAPGLAVAGSQPSPTAEAPWRLPTKWGAGQPPPFAVLFKDVGPQLQDWVEALRTMVVGSTSAPTLDKRQLSREMWLFLQGEEVVEELVGQGRAFLTQLQLELDLGTPLEATESRRAPGELAETLRQSLAGSAPREKRELAPTELPGVEEEEADTGRACPGLKESAVRVGAVRELYAWVLRVPEAELAMTFQEVSAPPGCPEPPTLAARWCHPTARSHCPAMLLAPVRLTALSSPCRSWWTWAPKTPRGCTGRRCAPRWAAAPQPSPAWWGWRATPWPAACPASSLWHLRHSKHNGTPAAPCQRGGGAMGQGFLMSFKHRFLPSSRSSTLLSLIMPQSLSSHQRCPVPLEQLVDGRHLDLLS from the exons ATGGAGCGAGGAGAGAAGAGGACGTGGGTGTCTCTCCTTGGCGTCTGCCTGgtcccccctgtgctgctgccgctgctgcctttgctgcatCTGGTTGGGGGGGCCCCTCTGGGCCAGGGGCTGTATCCCATGCCGGCCAGCGTTCTGCAAG CACTGTCGAGCCGGGGAACGCTGGTTCTGGAGGCAGCGCTGAGGAGTGCACTGCTGGCCCTGGAGCAagcactggcagagcagcagcggcagcgagGGGCCTGtgggctctgtgccccctgcctcTTCCCCCCATGTGCCAACATCACCCACCACTGCCCAC CACCACCTGTGCCACTCACTGTGCCCCCAAGCTGCCAGGACCTGCTGGaagcccaggcactgcctgaTCTGCTCCACCGCAACTGGGCACTGAGCCAAGCCTGTGCCCCCTACCAGCAACTATGTCCACCTGAGGTAGCCCAGCACGACTGCACCCCActcagtgctcagctctgccaccaccGCCTTCAAGAGTGCC GGATGGGAGCTTCAACCCTGGACCCTGATGTGCCAGCAGAGGTGGTGATGCCAG ggagctgtgggcaccGCGGGGTCCCCCAAGCCAACACCACAGCCCCCCAAGGACGGATCATGGGCGGCAGCGTGGCCCCTCGGGGAGCTTGGCCCTGGCTGGTGTCAGTGCGGCTCCATGGGGAGCTGATGTGCggaggggtgctggtggggcagTCCTGGGTCCTCACTGCAGCCCACTGCTTTGCTGG GAACCAGAATGAGCTGTCGTGGACAGTGGTGGTTGGAGATCACGAGCTCAACAAGCCAGGCCTGGGCAAGAGGGCAGTGCCTGTCCGACGCATCCTGCCTCACCCTAAG TTTAACCCCAAGACGTTTCATGGGGACCTGGCATTGCtggagctggctctgcccctggcCTTGTCACCCACTGTCAGCCCGGTGTGCCTGCCCAATGGCCCTACGGAGCCTAGCCCTGGCACCACCTGCTACATTGCTGGCTGGGGGTCTCTCTATGAAG AGGGGCCAGCAGCCAACGTGGTGATGGAAGCACGGGTGCCACTGCTCAGCCAGGAGACATGCCGAggtgccctgggcagagacCTGCTCACCAGCACCATGTTCTGTGCTGGATACCTGTCCGGAGGCATCGACTCCTGCCAG GGTGACTCAGGGGGCCCACTAGCATGCCAGGACCCCTCCTCGCACCGCTTCGTTCTCTATGGCATCACCTCGTGGGGTGACGGCTGTGGTGAGCGGGGCAAACCCGGTGTCTACACCCGTGTGGCCGCCTTCGTGGACTGGCTCAGCTTCCAGATGGACC ctgctcctggcagccggGAGCCGAGCTGcttcgacctgctggctctggcccagctgcctgctgaacaGCAGCCACTGGAGCGTGCTCGTCTCTGCTCCTTCTACAATGGGTCCTGCCGAACTCCCCCAGGTCGGGCCGCTTGTGCTCGCTTAGCTGAGGAGACCTGCCACGCCAGGACTAGACGATGTG AGCTGCACTCCTACGCCCAGACCTTGGTGGATCTCCTGCAGCGGGCTGGGGACTTCATCCGAAATCAGTTCGACTTCTCCTTCCTCACCCgcaccctgccccagctcctgggcaagATCTATGGGCATCTCTTCCCCAGACGTGTTCGCAGGAATGCCCCAG gcctggctgtggcagggagccagcccagccctacaGCAGAGGCACCCTGGAGACTCCCTACCAA gtgGGGGGCTGGACAGCCACCCCCCTTTGCAGTGCTCTTCAAGGATGTggggccccagctgcaggactgggtAGAAGCACTGAGGACAATGGTGGTGGGCAGCACCTCAGCACCCACTCTGGACAAgaggcagctctccagggagATGTGGCTCTTCCTGCAG ggcgaggaggtggtggaggaacTGGTGGGACAGGGACGAGCcttcctcacccagctgcagTTAGAGCTGGACCTTGGCACCCCTCTTGAAGCCACAGAGTCACGTCGGGCAcctggagagctggcagagaccctcaggcagagct TGGCAGGGTCTGCACCAAGGGAGAAACGTGAGctggcacccacagagctgccaggtgtggaagaggaggaggcagacaCAGGCAGAG cctgccctggcctcaAGGAGTCGGCAGTGCGGGTGGGAGCGGTGAGGGAGTTGTACGCCTGGGTGCTGCGAGTGCCCGAGGCGGAGCTGGCCATGACCTTCCAGGAGGTGAGTGCTCCACCCggctgccctgagccccctACCCTGGCAGCCAGGTGGTGCCACCCCACAGCCCGTAGTCACTGTCCCGCCATGCTCCTGGCTCCCGTGAGACTCACAGCGCTGTCAtctccctgcagatcctggtGGACCTGGGCTCCAAAAACGCCAAGGGGCTGTACCGGGCGCAGGTGCGCGCCACGGTGGGCGGCCGCCCCACAGCCTTCACCGGcctggtggggctggagagCGACTCCCTGGCCCGCAGCATGCCCGGCCTCGTCGCTCTGGCACTTGAGGCACTCAAAACATAATGGTACCCCTGCAGCACCATGCCAGCGCGGCGGTGGGGCGATGGGGCAGGGATTTCTCATGTCCTTCAAACACCGTTTCCTCCCTAGCTCGAGATCTTCCACCCTTTTGTCCCTCATCATGCCACAGTCTCTTTCTTCCCACCAGCgctgcccagtgcccctggAGCAATTGGTTGATGGCAGGCACCTGGACCTTCTCAGCTGA
- the PRSS56 gene encoding serine protease 56 isoform X2: MERGEKRTWVSLLGVCLVPPVLLPLLPLLHLVGGAPLGQGLYPMPASVLQALSSRGTLVLEAALRSALLALEQALAEQQRQRGACGLCAPCLFPPCANITHHCPPPPVPLTVPPSCQDLLEAQALPDLLHRNWALSQACAPYQQLCPPEVAQHDCTPLSAQLCHHRLQECRMGASTLDPDVPAEVVMPGTRMSCRGQWWLEITSSTSQAWARGQCLSDASCLTLRSVDVGTHLTSLCNISSTSFCLLQFNPKTFHGDLALLELALPLALSPTVSPVCLPNGPTEPSPGTTCYIAGWGSLYEEGPAANVVMEARVPLLSQETCRGALGRDLLTSTMFCAGYLSGGIDSCQGDSGGPLACQDPSSHRFVLYGITSWGDGCGERGKPGVYTRVAAFVDWLSFQMDPAPGSREPSCFDLLALAQLPAEQQPLERARLCSFYNGSCRTPPGRAACARLAEETCHARTRRCELHSYAQTLVDLLQRAGDFIRNQFDFSFLTRTLPQLLGKIYGHLFPRRVRRNAPGLAVAGSQPSPTAEAPWRLPTKWGAGQPPPFAVLFKDVGPQLQDWVEALRTMVVGSTSAPTLDKRQLSREMWLFLQGEEVVEELVGQGRAFLTQLQLELDLGTPLEATESRRAPGELAETLRQSLAGSAPREKRELAPTELPGVEEEEADTGRACPGLKESAVRVGAVRELYAWVLRVPEAELAMTFQEVSAPPGCPEPPTLAARWCHPTARSHCPAMLLAPVRLTALSSPCRSWWTWAPKTPRGCTGRRCAPRWAAAPQPSPAWWGWRATPWPAACPASSLWHLRHSKHNGTPAAPCQRGGGAMGQGFLMSFKHRFLPSSRSSTLLSLIMPQSLSSHQRCPVPLEQLVDGRHLDLLS, encoded by the exons ATGGAGCGAGGAGAGAAGAGGACGTGGGTGTCTCTCCTTGGCGTCTGCCTGgtcccccctgtgctgctgccgctgctgcctttgctgcatCTGGTTGGGGGGGCCCCTCTGGGCCAGGGGCTGTATCCCATGCCGGCCAGCGTTCTGCAAG CACTGTCGAGCCGGGGAACGCTGGTTCTGGAGGCAGCGCTGAGGAGTGCACTGCTGGCCCTGGAGCAagcactggcagagcagcagcggcagcgagGGGCCTGtgggctctgtgccccctgcctcTTCCCCCCATGTGCCAACATCACCCACCACTGCCCAC CACCACCTGTGCCACTCACTGTGCCCCCAAGCTGCCAGGACCTGCTGGaagcccaggcactgcctgaTCTGCTCCACCGCAACTGGGCACTGAGCCAAGCCTGTGCCCCCTACCAGCAACTATGTCCACCTGAGGTAGCCCAGCACGACTGCACCCCActcagtgctcagctctgccaccaccGCCTTCAAGAGTGCC GGATGGGAGCTTCAACCCTGGACCCTGATGTGCCAGCAGAGGTGGTGATGCCAG GAACCAGAATGAGCTGTCGTGGACAGTGGTGGTTGGAGATCACGAGCTCAACAAGCCAGGCCTGGGCAAGAGGGCAGTGCCTGTCCGACGCATCCTGCCTCACCCTAAGGTCAGTGGATGTGGGCACCCACCtgacctccctgtgcaacaTCTCTTCAACATCCTTCTGTCTCCTTCAGTTTAACCCCAAGACGTTTCATGGGGACCTGGCATTGCtggagctggctctgcccctggcCTTGTCACCCACTGTCAGCCCGGTGTGCCTGCCCAATGGCCCTACGGAGCCTAGCCCTGGCACCACCTGCTACATTGCTGGCTGGGGGTCTCTCTATGAAG AGGGGCCAGCAGCCAACGTGGTGATGGAAGCACGGGTGCCACTGCTCAGCCAGGAGACATGCCGAggtgccctgggcagagacCTGCTCACCAGCACCATGTTCTGTGCTGGATACCTGTCCGGAGGCATCGACTCCTGCCAG GGTGACTCAGGGGGCCCACTAGCATGCCAGGACCCCTCCTCGCACCGCTTCGTTCTCTATGGCATCACCTCGTGGGGTGACGGCTGTGGTGAGCGGGGCAAACCCGGTGTCTACACCCGTGTGGCCGCCTTCGTGGACTGGCTCAGCTTCCAGATGGACC ctgctcctggcagccggGAGCCGAGCTGcttcgacctgctggctctggcccagctgcctgctgaacaGCAGCCACTGGAGCGTGCTCGTCTCTGCTCCTTCTACAATGGGTCCTGCCGAACTCCCCCAGGTCGGGCCGCTTGTGCTCGCTTAGCTGAGGAGACCTGCCACGCCAGGACTAGACGATGTG AGCTGCACTCCTACGCCCAGACCTTGGTGGATCTCCTGCAGCGGGCTGGGGACTTCATCCGAAATCAGTTCGACTTCTCCTTCCTCACCCgcaccctgccccagctcctgggcaagATCTATGGGCATCTCTTCCCCAGACGTGTTCGCAGGAATGCCCCAG gcctggctgtggcagggagccagcccagccctacaGCAGAGGCACCCTGGAGACTCCCTACCAA gtgGGGGGCTGGACAGCCACCCCCCTTTGCAGTGCTCTTCAAGGATGTggggccccagctgcaggactgggtAGAAGCACTGAGGACAATGGTGGTGGGCAGCACCTCAGCACCCACTCTGGACAAgaggcagctctccagggagATGTGGCTCTTCCTGCAG ggcgaggaggtggtggaggaacTGGTGGGACAGGGACGAGCcttcctcacccagctgcagTTAGAGCTGGACCTTGGCACCCCTCTTGAAGCCACAGAGTCACGTCGGGCAcctggagagctggcagagaccctcaggcagagct TGGCAGGGTCTGCACCAAGGGAGAAACGTGAGctggcacccacagagctgccaggtgtggaagaggaggaggcagacaCAGGCAGAG cctgccctggcctcaAGGAGTCGGCAGTGCGGGTGGGAGCGGTGAGGGAGTTGTACGCCTGGGTGCTGCGAGTGCCCGAGGCGGAGCTGGCCATGACCTTCCAGGAGGTGAGTGCTCCACCCggctgccctgagccccctACCCTGGCAGCCAGGTGGTGCCACCCCACAGCCCGTAGTCACTGTCCCGCCATGCTCCTGGCTCCCGTGAGACTCACAGCGCTGTCAtctccctgcagatcctggtGGACCTGGGCTCCAAAAACGCCAAGGGGCTGTACCGGGCGCAGGTGCGCGCCACGGTGGGCGGCCGCCCCACAGCCTTCACCGGcctggtggggctggagagCGACTCCCTGGCCCGCAGCATGCCCGGCCTCGTCGCTCTGGCACTTGAGGCACTCAAAACATAATGGTACCCCTGCAGCACCATGCCAGCGCGGCGGTGGGGCGATGGGGCAGGGATTTCTCATGTCCTTCAAACACCGTTTCCTCCCTAGCTCGAGATCTTCCACCCTTTTGTCCCTCATCATGCCACAGTCTCTTTCTTCCCACCAGCgctgcccagtgcccctggAGCAATTGGTTGATGGCAGGCACCTGGACCTTCTCAGCTGA
- the PRSS56 gene encoding serine protease 56 isoform X3 has product MERGEKRTWVSLLGVCLVPPVLLPLLPLLHLVGGAPLGQGLYPMPASVLQALSSRGTLVLEAALRSALLALEQALAEQQRQRGACGLCAPCLFPPCANITHHCPPPPVPLTVPPSCQDLLEAQALPDLLHRNWALSQACAPYQQLCPPEVAQHDCTPLSAQLCHHRLQECRMGASTLDPDVPAEVVMPGSCGHRGVPQANTTAPQGRIMGGSVAPRGAWPWLVSVRLHGELMCGGVLVGQSWVLTAAHCFAGNQNELSWTVVVGDHELNKPGLGKRAVPVRRILPHPKFNPKTFHGDLALLELALPLALSPTVSPVCLPNGPTEPSPGTTCYIAGWGSLYEEGPAANVVMEARVPLLSQETCRGALGRDLLTSTMFCAGYLSGGIDSCQGDSGGPLACQDPSSHRFVLYGITSWGDGCGERGKPGVYTRVAAFVDWLSFQMDPAPGSREPSCFDLLALAQLPAEQQPLERARLCSFYNGSCRTPPGRAACARLAEETCHARTRRCELHSYAQTLVDLLQRAGDFIRNQFDFSFLTRTLPQLLGKIYGHLFPRRVRRNAPGLAVAGSQPSPTAEAPWRLPTKWGAGQPPPFAVLFKDVGPQLQDWVEALRTMVVGSTSAPTLDKRQLSREMWLFLQGEEVVEELVGQGRAFLTQLQLELDLGTPLEATESRRAPGELAETLRQSLAGSAPREKRELAPTELPGVEEEEADTGRACPGLKESAVRVGAVRELYAWVLRVPEAELAMTFQEILVDLGSKNAKGLYRAQVRATVGGRPTAFTGLVGLESDSLARSMPGLVALALEALKT; this is encoded by the exons ATGGAGCGAGGAGAGAAGAGGACGTGGGTGTCTCTCCTTGGCGTCTGCCTGgtcccccctgtgctgctgccgctgctgcctttgctgcatCTGGTTGGGGGGGCCCCTCTGGGCCAGGGGCTGTATCCCATGCCGGCCAGCGTTCTGCAAG CACTGTCGAGCCGGGGAACGCTGGTTCTGGAGGCAGCGCTGAGGAGTGCACTGCTGGCCCTGGAGCAagcactggcagagcagcagcggcagcgagGGGCCTGtgggctctgtgccccctgcctcTTCCCCCCATGTGCCAACATCACCCACCACTGCCCAC CACCACCTGTGCCACTCACTGTGCCCCCAAGCTGCCAGGACCTGCTGGaagcccaggcactgcctgaTCTGCTCCACCGCAACTGGGCACTGAGCCAAGCCTGTGCCCCCTACCAGCAACTATGTCCACCTGAGGTAGCCCAGCACGACTGCACCCCActcagtgctcagctctgccaccaccGCCTTCAAGAGTGCC GGATGGGAGCTTCAACCCTGGACCCTGATGTGCCAGCAGAGGTGGTGATGCCAG ggagctgtgggcaccGCGGGGTCCCCCAAGCCAACACCACAGCCCCCCAAGGACGGATCATGGGCGGCAGCGTGGCCCCTCGGGGAGCTTGGCCCTGGCTGGTGTCAGTGCGGCTCCATGGGGAGCTGATGTGCggaggggtgctggtggggcagTCCTGGGTCCTCACTGCAGCCCACTGCTTTGCTGG GAACCAGAATGAGCTGTCGTGGACAGTGGTGGTTGGAGATCACGAGCTCAACAAGCCAGGCCTGGGCAAGAGGGCAGTGCCTGTCCGACGCATCCTGCCTCACCCTAAG TTTAACCCCAAGACGTTTCATGGGGACCTGGCATTGCtggagctggctctgcccctggcCTTGTCACCCACTGTCAGCCCGGTGTGCCTGCCCAATGGCCCTACGGAGCCTAGCCCTGGCACCACCTGCTACATTGCTGGCTGGGGGTCTCTCTATGAAG AGGGGCCAGCAGCCAACGTGGTGATGGAAGCACGGGTGCCACTGCTCAGCCAGGAGACATGCCGAggtgccctgggcagagacCTGCTCACCAGCACCATGTTCTGTGCTGGATACCTGTCCGGAGGCATCGACTCCTGCCAG GGTGACTCAGGGGGCCCACTAGCATGCCAGGACCCCTCCTCGCACCGCTTCGTTCTCTATGGCATCACCTCGTGGGGTGACGGCTGTGGTGAGCGGGGCAAACCCGGTGTCTACACCCGTGTGGCCGCCTTCGTGGACTGGCTCAGCTTCCAGATGGACC ctgctcctggcagccggGAGCCGAGCTGcttcgacctgctggctctggcccagctgcctgctgaacaGCAGCCACTGGAGCGTGCTCGTCTCTGCTCCTTCTACAATGGGTCCTGCCGAACTCCCCCAGGTCGGGCCGCTTGTGCTCGCTTAGCTGAGGAGACCTGCCACGCCAGGACTAGACGATGTG AGCTGCACTCCTACGCCCAGACCTTGGTGGATCTCCTGCAGCGGGCTGGGGACTTCATCCGAAATCAGTTCGACTTCTCCTTCCTCACCCgcaccctgccccagctcctgggcaagATCTATGGGCATCTCTTCCCCAGACGTGTTCGCAGGAATGCCCCAG gcctggctgtggcagggagccagcccagccctacaGCAGAGGCACCCTGGAGACTCCCTACCAA gtgGGGGGCTGGACAGCCACCCCCCTTTGCAGTGCTCTTCAAGGATGTggggccccagctgcaggactgggtAGAAGCACTGAGGACAATGGTGGTGGGCAGCACCTCAGCACCCACTCTGGACAAgaggcagctctccagggagATGTGGCTCTTCCTGCAG ggcgaggaggtggtggaggaacTGGTGGGACAGGGACGAGCcttcctcacccagctgcagTTAGAGCTGGACCTTGGCACCCCTCTTGAAGCCACAGAGTCACGTCGGGCAcctggagagctggcagagaccctcaggcagagct TGGCAGGGTCTGCACCAAGGGAGAAACGTGAGctggcacccacagagctgccaggtgtggaagaggaggaggcagacaCAGGCAGAG cctgccctggcctcaAGGAGTCGGCAGTGCGGGTGGGAGCGGTGAGGGAGTTGTACGCCTGGGTGCTGCGAGTGCCCGAGGCGGAGCTGGCCATGACCTTCCAGGAG atcctggtGGACCTGGGCTCCAAAAACGCCAAGGGGCTGTACCGGGCGCAGGTGCGCGCCACGGTGGGCGGCCGCCCCACAGCCTTCACCGGcctggtggggctggagagCGACTCCCTGGCCCGCAGCATGCCCGGCCTCGTCGCTCTGGCACTTGAGGCACTCAAAACATAA